From a region of the Zingiber officinale cultivar Zhangliang chromosome 10B, Zo_v1.1, whole genome shotgun sequence genome:
- the LOC122029248 gene encoding (3S,6E)-nerolidol synthase 1-like: MLAQCSSFYPKFMASLHTNTTNNPSSTHIAMPPRLHQLQKQRIMKSDIYEDQESLCLRHSDRLSQVRRMFDDQTRGAKETLLFIDSLQKLAIDYHFEEEIQAEMHSLYDQRLPISNGEASSIAEVALLFRLLRQARYPISTDVLRRFHDGRGEFMASLSKEMYGLMNLFEASNLNTGGELILYRANEFSSRHLRSYMASLGPEFTVAIEQVLEAPSHMTLKRFKARQYLDRDNFYHNLHVRELGKMDFTMLQSLHQKELKEVTRWWKESGLGQELGFARDPSLKWFTWTMTCLPNPKFSSYRVVLSKIIAFVYLLDDIFDVEGSIDDLHLFVQAIERWDHSSMDSLPNYMRVCFKELNSTINEIAEIVLKEHGWNPIEYLKKSWIQLSNAFLVEAKLLSKDQVPTMDDYMKIATITCGVPAALMHMYFLLGHRTTNDLCEDLPSLMSCPSRILRLWDDLGSAKDEKQIGRDGSLLICMMKENPHWSLEVEKEKVMQMIDEEWEELNKECFSSSTSTFSQDFVTACLNSARMVRVMYNYNEEHNLPMLKEYINLLLFKQI, encoded by the exons ATGCTGGCGCAGTGCTCCTCCTTCTACCCCAAGTTTATGGCTTCTCTCCACACCAACACCACCAATAACCCTAGCAGTACTCACATCGCCATGCCGCCGCGGCTTCATCAGTTGCAGAAACAACGAATCATGAAGTCCGACATCTATGAAGATCAA gaGAGTTTGTGCCTGAGACACAGCGACCGGTTGAGCCAAGTGAGGAGGATGTTTGATGACCAGACAAGAGGAGCCAAGGAGACCTTGCTGTTCATAGACTCCCTTCAAAAGCTCGCCATCGACTACCATTTCGAAGAAGAGATTCAAGCCGAGATGCATTCTTTATACGACCAGCGACTCCCCATCTCCAATGGCGAAGCCAGTAGCATCGCGGAAGTGGCCCTTTTGTTTCGATTACTGAGACAAGCTCGATACCCCATTTCTACAG ATGTGCTGCGCAGGTTCCATGATGGTAGAGGAGAGTTCATGGCGTCTCTCAGCAAGGAGATGTATGGACTGATGAATCTATTTGAAGCATCGAATTTGAATACTGGTGGAGAATTAATACTCTACAGGGCCAATGAATTCAGTAGCCGTCACCTCAGGTCCTACATGGCATCTTTGGGGCCAGAGTTTACCGTGGCTATTGAACAGGTGCTGGAGGCTCCATCTCATATGACCTTGAAGAGGTTCAAAGCAAGGCAGTATCTCGATCGTGACAACTTCTATCACAATTTGCATGTTCGAGAATTGGGGAAGATGGATTTCACCATGCTCCAGTCACTTCATCAAAAGGAACTAAAGGAAGTCACAAG atggTGGAAGGAGTCAGGATTGGGCCAAGAGCTAGGGTTTGCTCGGGATCCATCCTTGAAGTGGTTCACTTGGACAATGACATGTCTACCAAACCCTAAATTTTCAAGTTATAGGGTTGTTCTCTCGAAGATCATCGCATTTGTTTATCTTCTTGACGATATTTTTGACGTGGAAGGATCGATCGACGATCTCCATCTCTTTGTACAGGCCATTGAAAG ATGGGATCACTCTTCAATGGATTCCCTTCCCAACTACATGAGGGTATGCTTCAAGGAATTAAATAGCACTATCAATGAGATTGCCGAAATTGTGCTCAAGGAACATGGATGGAATCCAATCGAATATCTAAAGAAATCA TGGATACAATTAAGTAATGCATTTTTAGTGGAAGCAAAATTGTTGTCGAAAGACCAAGTCCCGACAATGGATGACTACATGAAGATTGCCACAATTACTTGTGGTGTTCCTGCAGCCTTAATGCACATGTATTTTCTATTAGGACATCGCACGACGAATGATCTCTGTGAAGATCTGCCGAGTCTTATGTCTTGTCCttcgagaattcttcgactttggGATGACTTGGGAAGTGCAaag GACGAAAAACAAATTGGGAGGGATGGCTCGTTGTTGATTTGCATGATGAAGGAGAACCCACATTGGTCGTTAGAAGTTGAAAAGGAAAAAGTGATGCAAATGATAGATGAAGAGTGGGAGGAGCTCAACAAGGAATGCTTCAGTTCATCGACCTCAACATTCTCTCAAGATTTTGTGACGGCTTGCTTGAATAGTGCTAGGATGGTGAGGGTGATGTACAACTACAACGAGGAGCATAACCTCCCCATGCTTAAGGAGTATATAAACTTATTGTTGTTTAAACAAATTTAA